A section of the Longimicrobium sp. genome encodes:
- a CDS encoding aminotransferase class I/II-fold pyridoxal phosphate-dependent enzyme — MALPTPLQTVEARSDVTDGGAAALPALLGGTPTVRIPGPHFRWPLIEADDEEAVLAQLRSAELSYHRRAGVVAELEDAFAEFHGVPFAMSANSGSAALHAAFFALDLEPGDEVLAPAYTHLSTVLPMLHCHLVPVLCDVDEETGNLDLADAEPRIGPRTRAIVVTHQYGHVCDMPAVLAFAQKHGLRVVEDCSHAHGATLDGRLAGTFGDAGCFSLQAHKAVPAGEGGVLICSDPRVMERAALLGHFRQRTPATTDAYAPFAETGYGLKNRLHPLGAALALSQLRKLPARIEARRANLQYFDEQLRGVPGVRPLATAPGVSRGGYFRYLVHYDAAELGGLPAARYVEALRAEGVQEVNPGSLARPLHLTPIFQTLDDRMYRNGWPRRGAHTDRALVYGPGDFPGAERFSATTLQFPAFTQPSFHIIDAYREAMVKVARHASLLAEGA; from the coding sequence ATGGCACTTCCGACCCCCCTCCAGACGGTTGAGGCACGCAGCGATGTGACGGATGGCGGAGCGGCGGCTCTCCCCGCCCTGCTCGGGGGAACCCCGACCGTCCGCATCCCCGGCCCGCACTTCCGGTGGCCTCTCATCGAAGCGGACGACGAGGAGGCGGTGCTCGCACAGCTGCGCAGCGCCGAGCTCTCGTACCATCGCCGCGCGGGCGTCGTGGCGGAGCTCGAGGACGCATTCGCGGAGTTCCACGGCGTTCCCTTTGCGATGTCCGCCAATTCGGGGAGCGCGGCGCTGCACGCGGCGTTCTTCGCGCTCGACCTGGAGCCGGGGGACGAGGTGCTGGCGCCGGCATACACGCACCTTTCCACGGTGCTCCCGATGCTGCACTGCCACCTCGTTCCCGTTCTGTGCGACGTGGACGAGGAAACGGGGAACCTGGACCTCGCGGATGCGGAGCCGCGCATCGGCCCCCGAACCCGGGCCATCGTGGTCACGCACCAGTACGGCCACGTGTGCGACATGCCCGCCGTGCTCGCCTTCGCGCAGAAGCACGGGCTGCGCGTGGTGGAGGACTGCTCGCACGCGCACGGGGCCACGCTCGACGGACGGCTCGCCGGCACGTTCGGGGACGCGGGGTGCTTCAGCCTGCAGGCCCACAAGGCGGTGCCCGCCGGCGAGGGCGGGGTGCTGATCTGCAGCGATCCGCGGGTGATGGAGCGCGCCGCGCTACTGGGCCATTTCCGGCAGCGCACCCCCGCCACCACCGACGCGTACGCGCCCTTTGCGGAGACGGGATACGGCCTCAAGAACCGGCTCCACCCCCTGGGCGCGGCCCTTGCCCTGTCGCAGCTGCGCAAGCTGCCGGCGCGCATCGAAGCGCGGCGCGCGAACCTGCAGTACTTTGACGAGCAGCTGCGCGGCGTTCCCGGGGTCCGCCCTCTCGCGACGGCGCCGGGGGTGTCGCGCGGAGGGTACTTCCGCTACCTGGTGCACTACGACGCGGCGGAGCTGGGCGGGCTGCCGGCGGCGCGCTATGTGGAGGCGCTGCGGGCCGAAGGCGTGCAGGAGGTGAACCCGGGGAGCCTGGCCAGGCCCCTGCACCTCACCCCCATCTTCCAGACGCTCGACGACCGCATGTACCGCAACGGATGGCCACGGCGCGGCGCGCACACCGACCGCGCCCTCGTGTACGGCCCCGGCGACTTTCCCGGCGCGGAGCGGTTTTCCGCGACCACGCTCCAGTTTCCGGCGTTCACGCAGCCCAGCTTCCACATCATCGACGCGTACCGCGAGGCGATGGTGAAGGTGGCGCGGCATGCATCGCTTCTGGCGGAGGGCGCTTGA
- a CDS encoding FAD-dependent oxidoreductase, producing the protein MIAGGGVAGLAAARALRSRGLGCTILEGTGELGGLASTDQSEGFSFDRTGHVLHFSRPEVRAEVEALGVPLTRTERRAAVVVRDAVVPYPFQFNLWALGEPGLARRALDGAREAHAGRDPNPATFAGVLAGAWGETMETLFFRPYNEKLWGRSLEELPPDCAGDFLPDPQLPLVEEGILGPTGYTGYNAHFLYPASGRLGDVVDALARPLLEQVRLHSTVASVDLERRTAATRDGREFPFDHLISTMPLPALLAAAKLPHPPAGLLDATSVGNVRVRIRGRMLSDLHWIYTPDPSVVFHRVGFPANLNPRTCPPGCISLSIERTIPREGERPGTREIAASAVEYLVRVGLIEVESWDAEEIVLSPAYVVWRAAGRPWFREMAERLREHGVVLAGRFGTWEYLSLEGAFASGMAAAEDVAGREVARV; encoded by the coding sequence GTGATCGCGGGGGGAGGCGTGGCAGGGCTCGCCGCCGCCCGGGCGCTTCGCTCGCGCGGGCTGGGGTGCACCATCCTGGAAGGCACGGGCGAGCTCGGGGGGCTGGCGTCCACGGACCAGTCGGAAGGGTTCAGCTTCGACCGCACTGGGCACGTCCTGCACTTCAGCCGGCCGGAGGTGCGGGCCGAGGTCGAGGCGCTCGGCGTGCCGCTCACGCGCACGGAGAGGCGCGCCGCGGTGGTGGTACGCGACGCGGTGGTGCCCTACCCCTTCCAGTTCAACCTGTGGGCGCTGGGCGAGCCCGGCCTCGCCAGGCGGGCGCTGGACGGGGCGCGCGAGGCGCACGCCGGCCGCGACCCGAACCCCGCCACCTTCGCAGGCGTGCTGGCGGGGGCGTGGGGGGAGACGATGGAGACGCTCTTCTTCAGGCCCTACAACGAGAAGCTCTGGGGAAGGAGCCTGGAGGAGCTGCCGCCGGACTGCGCGGGCGACTTCCTCCCCGATCCCCAGCTCCCCCTGGTGGAGGAGGGCATCCTGGGGCCGACCGGCTACACGGGGTACAACGCGCACTTCCTCTATCCCGCGTCCGGGCGGCTAGGCGACGTCGTCGATGCGCTGGCGCGGCCCCTCCTGGAACAGGTGCGCCTGCACAGCACCGTCGCGTCAGTGGACCTGGAGCGCCGCACGGCCGCCACCCGCGACGGACGGGAGTTCCCGTTCGACCACCTGATCAGCACGATGCCGCTTCCCGCGTTGCTGGCGGCCGCGAAGCTCCCCCACCCCCCGGCCGGGCTCCTGGACGCGACCAGCGTGGGCAACGTCCGCGTCCGCATCCGGGGGCGGATGCTGAGCGACCTCCACTGGATCTACACCCCCGATCCCTCCGTCGTCTTCCACCGCGTGGGCTTTCCGGCGAACCTGAACCCCCGCACCTGTCCGCCGGGGTGCATCAGCCTTTCCATCGAGCGCACGATTCCGCGCGAAGGGGAGCGGCCCGGCACGCGTGAGATCGCTGCGTCGGCCGTGGAGTACCTCGTGCGCGTGGGGCTGATCGAGGTGGAGTCGTGGGACGCGGAGGAGATCGTGCTGTCGCCCGCGTACGTGGTGTGGCGGGCGGCGGGGCGTCCGTGGTTCCGCGAGATGGCGGAGCGCCTGCGCGAGCACGGGGTGGTGCTCGCCGGCCGCTTCGGCACCTGGGAGTACCTGTCGCTGGAGGGCGCCTTCGCGTCGGGGATGGCCGCGGCGGAAGACGTCGCGGGGCGGGAGGTGGCGCGTGTCTGA
- a CDS encoding NAD(P)-dependent oxidoreductase has protein sequence MSDVRRVVIVGGCGFIGSRLANALAARGADVTVADIAPPPADLDPRCRVEERDVRRASELRGVTRGAEAVFALAAKLKKTCEEDPARGWQTNVLGIANLLEEVIASGSRPRVVFTSSGGVYDPDGTVFPTPESGALRAVGLYAASKLAGEGMVAASAAAGGFSAVIFRPFTVFGAGPAAGERGHFIAHWLELAAAGRPLTLHGDGCGTVDLTWVGDAVRALEMAARAPIPARECRTYNLGGGTETPVFEVARWMRDADPSITVTHTAAPHQSPSRQSADMRRIRDELGYEPGVHPRDEIRRLVKTRLHGAAR, from the coding sequence GTGTCTGACGTGCGGCGCGTGGTGATCGTGGGCGGGTGCGGGTTCATCGGGAGCCGGCTCGCCAACGCGCTCGCCGCGCGGGGGGCCGACGTCACCGTGGCAGACATTGCCCCTCCCCCCGCCGACCTGGACCCGCGCTGCCGTGTGGAGGAGCGGGACGTCCGCCGGGCCTCCGAGCTTCGCGGGGTGACGCGTGGCGCGGAGGCGGTCTTCGCGCTGGCGGCGAAGCTCAAGAAGACGTGCGAGGAGGATCCCGCCCGCGGGTGGCAGACCAACGTGCTGGGGATCGCCAACCTGCTGGAAGAGGTGATCGCCTCCGGCAGCCGGCCGCGCGTCGTCTTCACCAGCTCGGGCGGGGTGTACGATCCCGACGGCACCGTGTTCCCCACTCCGGAGTCGGGGGCTCTCCGGGCGGTGGGGCTCTACGCGGCGTCGAAGCTCGCCGGGGAGGGGATGGTGGCGGCCTCGGCGGCGGCGGGCGGCTTCTCCGCCGTCATCTTCCGCCCCTTCACCGTGTTCGGCGCGGGGCCGGCGGCGGGTGAGCGGGGGCACTTCATCGCGCACTGGCTGGAGCTCGCCGCCGCCGGACGCCCGCTGACGCTGCACGGCGACGGGTGCGGCACGGTGGACCTCACCTGGGTGGGCGACGCGGTGCGCGCGCTGGAGATGGCGGCGCGCGCCCCCATCCCCGCGAGGGAGTGCCGCACGTACAACCTGGGCGGCGGAACCGAGACGCCGGTGTTCGAGGTAGCCCGCTGGATGCGCGACGCCGATCCGTCGATCACGGTGACGCACACGGCCGCGCCGCACCAGTCGCCCTCGCGGCAGTCCGCGGACATGCGGCGCATCCGCGACGAGCTGGGATATGAGCCGGGGGTGCACCCGCGCGACGAGATCCGGCGCCTGGTGAAGACCCGGCTGCACGGGGCGGCGCGGTGA
- a CDS encoding MraY family glycosyltransferase, with product MSTALTGGLLAAVLCAALTPLAGRLATRLGIVAGANPDVPTHTRPVPLLGGVAIVAGVAPVLAMAAAADPRWRALVLALVPLVLLGLYKDWAERPLSPILQLVVQGVAAGVLVWGGLRLDVLPHPAADAAASVFLCLWIVNSWNFIDVMDGLAASVAVVCAVTFALAAAHLGDRTAAAVSLAVAGGALGFLLHNRPPARIFMGDVGSFSLGLSFAALVLAMSSDVGSGAGALFLVAVPLADVAFSSLVRIRAGRSPLAGGAEHLCLRLLARGWKGPVIVAAASLAAAAGGTAGLFLLRQAYAPPAATTTTE from the coding sequence GTGAGCACGGCGCTGACGGGGGGACTCCTGGCGGCGGTGCTGTGCGCCGCGCTCACGCCGCTCGCGGGTCGGCTGGCTACGCGGCTGGGGATCGTGGCGGGCGCCAACCCGGACGTGCCCACGCACACCCGTCCCGTGCCCCTGCTGGGGGGCGTCGCGATCGTGGCGGGAGTGGCGCCCGTGCTGGCGATGGCCGCGGCGGCGGACCCGCGCTGGAGGGCCCTCGTCCTCGCCCTGGTTCCCCTCGTGCTGCTGGGGCTCTACAAGGACTGGGCGGAGCGCCCGCTCTCTCCCATCCTGCAGCTCGTCGTCCAGGGCGTGGCGGCGGGGGTTCTGGTGTGGGGCGGACTGCGCCTCGACGTGCTTCCGCATCCCGCCGCCGACGCGGCCGCCAGCGTGTTCCTCTGCCTCTGGATCGTCAACAGCTGGAACTTCATCGACGTGATGGACGGACTTGCCGCGAGCGTGGCGGTGGTCTGCGCCGTCACCTTCGCGCTTGCCGCGGCCCACCTGGGTGACCGGACGGCGGCGGCGGTCTCGCTTGCCGTCGCGGGGGGCGCGCTGGGCTTCCTGCTGCACAACCGGCCGCCGGCGCGCATCTTCATGGGCGACGTCGGCTCGTTTTCGCTGGGGCTTTCCTTCGCCGCGCTGGTGCTGGCGATGTCCAGCGACGTTGGCTCGGGAGCCGGCGCGCTCTTCCTGGTGGCGGTGCCGCTGGCGGACGTCGCGTTCAGCTCGCTCGTCCGCATCCGGGCCGGGCGCTCGCCGCTCGCGGGCGGGGCCGAGCACCTGTGCCTCCGCCTGCTGGCGCGGGGGTGGAAGGGACCGGTGATCGTGGCGGCCGCGTCGCTCGCGGCCGCGGCAGGGGGAACGGCGGGGCTCTTCCTGCTTCGGCAGGCTTACGCGCCGCCGGCCGCGACGACCACCACCGAGTAG